Proteins from a single region of Mycobacteriales bacterium:
- a CDS encoding DoxX family membrane protein, which translates to MALVRRLGQAALGVVFVTGGLDALRDPEPRAKKAAALGIAGRLGTDERTLVRANAAAMVAGGLALVTDTLPRLAALGLAASMVPTTVAGHPFWEEADPVARAGHRVHFAKNVSLAGGCLVLAGSPRRRRRARRVPALPRP; encoded by the coding sequence ATGGCGCTGGTACGCAGGCTGGGTCAGGCGGCGCTCGGCGTCGTGTTCGTGACGGGCGGGCTCGACGCGCTGCGCGACCCGGAGCCGCGGGCGAAGAAGGCCGCGGCGCTGGGGATCGCCGGGCGGCTCGGCACCGACGAGCGGACGCTGGTCCGCGCCAACGCCGCCGCGATGGTCGCGGGCGGGCTCGCGCTGGTCACCGACACGCTGCCGCGGCTGGCCGCCCTCGGTCTCGCCGCGAGCATGGTGCCGACGACGGTGGCGGGGCACCCGTTCTGGGAGGAGGCCGACCCGGTCGCGCGGGCCGGCCACCGCGTCCACTTCGCCAAGAACGTCAGTCTGGCCGGCGGCTGCCTCGTGCTGGCCGGGTCGCCGCGGCGGCGGCGCCGGGCGCGGCGGGTGCCGGCGCTGCCCCGCCCGTAG